A single window of Polyodon spathula isolate WHYD16114869_AA chromosome 2, ASM1765450v1, whole genome shotgun sequence DNA harbors:
- the LOC121301235 gene encoding enolase-phosphatase E1-like yields MAKVAVPGNGNVLLLDIEGTTTPITFVKDVLFPYIKENIQEYLSAHWEEDECKEDVHLLKKQADDDSKHHRSGPVHSFNQTVHTDEEKAIQEVVDNVLWQMAEDRKTTALKQLQGHMWRAAYTSGKIKGEVYEDVVPAIRKWRRLGMKLYVYSSGSVEAQKLLFGYSTEGDVLELFDGHFDTSIGSKVESTSYQRIAESIGCPTDNITFLTDVTREAKAAEEAGVKVAVVVRPGNAELTEEEKSHYKLITSFSELALPGSA; encoded by the exons ATGGCAAAGGTAGCAGTCCCAGGAAACGGCAACGTATTGTTGTTAGATATCGAAGGAACTACAACTCCTATTACATTTGTAAAG gacgtTTTATTTCCATATATAAAGGAAAATATCCAAGAGTACCTTTCTGCACACTGGGAAGAAGACGAGTGCAAGGAAGATGTACATCTTCTAAAAAAACAG GCTGATGATGACTCCAAACACCACCGATCGGGGCCAGTTCATTCTTTCAATCAGACAGTGCACACAGACGAGGAGAAAGCGATCCAGGAGGTGGTGGACAATGTCCTGTGGCAGATGGCGGAGGACAGGAAGACCACAGCTTTAAAACAGCTTCAGGGTCACATGTGGAGGGCAGCCTACACAAGTGGGAAAATCAAAGGCGA AGTGTATGAAGATGTTGTCCCAGCTATCAGAAAGTGGAGGCGGTTAGGAATGAAGCTGTATGTTTATTCATCAGGCAGTGTGGAAGCTCAGAAACTGCTCTTTGGTTACTCCACAGAAGGAGATGTTTTAGAG TTATTTGATGGTCATTTCGACACCAGCATTGGATCCAAAGTAGAAAGTACTAGCTACCAGAGGATTGCTGAAAGCATTGGTTGTCCTACTGATAACATCACGTTTCTGACTGATGTAACTCGAG AGGCGAAAGCTGCTGAGGAGGCAGGAGTGAAGGTGGCTGTTGTGGTGAGGCCTGGAAATGCAGAGCTCACAGAGGAAGAGAAATCTCATTATAAACTGATCACATCCTTCAGCGAACTAGCATTGCCTGGCTCAGCATAA